A window of the Desulfatirhabdium butyrativorans DSM 18734 genome harbors these coding sequences:
- a CDS encoding acyl-CoA carboxylase subunit beta: protein MVMLLHDNLQKLSTMREEALRGGGEKRIADQHRRGKLTARERIDLLLDEESFEEFDILKTGRGDALGGDRQYLSDGVITGHGAIDGREVFVFSQDFTVIGGSLGEAHSQKIAKVMDHAVRVGCPIIGLNDSGGARIQEGVDALAAYGEIFHRNVEASGVVPQISCIMGPCAGGAVYSPAMTDFTFMVKQTSNMFVTGPNVVKTVIHQDITSEELGGAAMHGSVSGVAHFVLPNDILCLREVRRLISYLPSNNKQRSPFLDLRDPPWRTDPALDFLVPSNPNQTYDMNVLIYSILDGAEFLEVHAGFARNIICGFGRLGGQTIGLVANQPAVLAGVLDNNASVKAARFVRFCDAFNIPLICLVDVPGFMPGPEQEHGGIIRHGAKLLYAFIEATVPRITVIIRKAYGGAYIVMNSKHIHADINYAWPTAEIAVLGPRGASEVIYRKEIQESDDPDATLSQKMEEYRKTFVNPFLAAKRGYIDDVIFPRDTRHRLIRTLQVLEGKTTKRPDCKHGNIPL, encoded by the coding sequence ATGGTCATGCTGCTTCATGACAATTTGCAGAAACTGTCGACGATGCGGGAGGAGGCGCTGCGTGGCGGCGGGGAAAAGCGCATTGCCGATCAGCACCGGCGGGGGAAACTGACAGCAAGGGAACGAATCGATCTGCTGCTCGACGAAGAGAGCTTCGAGGAGTTCGATATTCTCAAGACCGGGAGAGGGGATGCCCTGGGTGGTGACCGGCAGTATCTGAGCGACGGGGTGATTACCGGACACGGTGCGATCGACGGCCGGGAAGTGTTTGTCTTCAGCCAGGATTTTACGGTGATCGGCGGATCCCTTGGTGAGGCGCACTCCCAGAAAATCGCCAAGGTCATGGACCATGCCGTTCGGGTGGGGTGTCCCATTATCGGGCTGAACGATTCGGGCGGTGCCCGAATTCAGGAAGGCGTGGACGCTCTTGCGGCCTACGGTGAGATTTTTCATCGGAATGTCGAGGCAAGCGGTGTGGTGCCACAGATTTCCTGCATCATGGGGCCCTGTGCGGGAGGGGCAGTGTACAGTCCTGCGATGACGGATTTCACCTTCATGGTCAAGCAGACCAGCAACATGTTCGTCACCGGTCCCAACGTGGTGAAGACGGTCATCCATCAGGACATCACATCCGAGGAGTTGGGGGGAGCTGCAATGCATGGATCGGTGAGCGGCGTCGCCCATTTCGTTTTGCCAAACGATATCCTGTGCCTTCGGGAGGTGCGGCGTCTCATCAGCTATCTTCCTTCGAACAACAAGCAGCGGTCGCCGTTTCTCGATCTGCGGGATCCGCCCTGGCGGACGGATCCGGCGCTCGATTTTCTGGTGCCATCCAATCCGAACCAGACATACGACATGAACGTTCTCATTTACAGCATTCTGGACGGGGCCGAATTTCTGGAAGTTCATGCGGGGTTTGCACGGAACATCATCTGCGGGTTCGGGCGGCTCGGCGGTCAGACCATCGGCCTGGTGGCCAACCAGCCTGCCGTTCTGGCCGGGGTGCTCGATAACAATGCATCGGTGAAGGCCGCCCGGTTCGTGAGATTCTGCGATGCCTTCAATATCCCGTTGATCTGCCTGGTGGATGTGCCGGGATTCATGCCCGGTCCCGAGCAGGAGCATGGCGGAATCATCCGGCATGGGGCAAAACTCCTGTATGCGTTCATCGAAGCCACCGTTCCCCGCATCACGGTCATCATCCGGAAAGCCTATGGCGGCGCCTATATCGTTATGAATTCCAAGCATATCCACGCGGACATCAACTATGCCTGGCCGACGGCGGAGATCGCTGTCCTGGGGCCCAGAGGCGCTTCGGAAGTCATCTACCGGAAGGAAATTCAGGAATCGGATGATCCGGATGCAACGCTGAGTCAAAAAATGGAAGAGTACCGCAAAACGTTTGTCAATCCCTTCCTGGCTGCCAAAAGAGGGTATATCGACGATGTCATCTTTCCGAGGGATACGCGGCATCGGCTGATTCGTACGCTCCAGGTTCTGGAGGGAAAAACCACCAAAAGGCCGGATTGCAAACACGGCAACATTCCTTTGTGA
- a CDS encoding acetyl/propionyl/methylcrotonyl-CoA carboxylase subunit alpha, protein MFTKILIANRGEIAVRIMKTCARLGIRTVAVYSEIDARSLHVQCADEAFLLGPARASESYLVKEKLIDIAKSSGAQAVHPGYGFLSENADFARMVAEAGLVFIGPPAEAIVKLGDKIASKVLAEKAGVSVVPGRIGAVRDADEAIAIANEIGFPVLLKPAAGGGGKGMRIVFEPEQMAPALQSCIQETRKAFDDNQIFIERYIEKPRHIEMQIFADRYGNVVHIGERECSIQRRYQKIIEESPSVAVSEELRERMGQMACSLAREAGYTNAGTVEFIMDPDGAVYFLEMNTRLQVEHPVTEMVSGLDLVELQLKIAYGEPLPLQQADIKLTGHAIEARICAEDPGRNFLPATGMITRYAAPRGRNARVDSGVEAGSLVGVYYDSLLAKVICWGTNREEACNTLVDALNGYHIEGVTTNVDFVNRILTHPEFVAGNLTTGFISQHFEGDRARLPANDDCLRRMAAVAALLYDARQRSVRESLKPMAAHVGPGIKPKIWNEYRTKSGDDSFPVRVQGNTETRNWIVWVEDHPYQIVTPEFEFYRRRIRLSINGRKQRFRLQFDGSHLTRVAFCGILREFEIYSPKEWALTRFMPKPETKSKDNAMVCPMPGLVVDVLVKPGDRVYKGQELVIVESMKMESGVASPCDGEVLNVMVEKGNPVDTGDILITFVK, encoded by the coding sequence ATGTTTACGAAAATTCTGATTGCCAATCGCGGCGAAATCGCTGTCCGGATCATGAAAACCTGTGCCCGCCTGGGCATTCGCACCGTAGCGGTCTATAGTGAAATCGATGCGAGAAGCCTGCATGTCCAGTGCGCGGATGAAGCTTTTCTGCTGGGGCCCGCCCGCGCTTCCGAATCCTATCTCGTAAAGGAAAAGCTGATCGATATCGCGAAATCGAGCGGTGCGCAGGCCGTTCATCCGGGATACGGATTTTTGTCGGAAAATGCCGACTTTGCCCGGATGGTGGCCGAGGCCGGGCTGGTATTCATCGGCCCTCCGGCAGAGGCTATCGTAAAACTTGGCGACAAGATCGCATCCAAGGTGCTTGCCGAAAAAGCAGGTGTTTCGGTCGTGCCTGGCCGGATCGGCGCCGTTCGGGATGCGGATGAGGCCATTGCCATCGCAAATGAAATCGGGTTCCCGGTGCTGCTCAAACCCGCTGCAGGTGGCGGGGGGAAGGGCATGCGCATCGTTTTTGAACCGGAGCAGATGGCCCCCGCTCTTCAGTCGTGCATCCAGGAAACCCGAAAAGCATTTGACGATAACCAGATCTTCATCGAACGCTACATCGAAAAGCCCCGGCATATCGAAATGCAGATTTTCGCCGATCGTTATGGCAATGTTGTCCATATCGGTGAGCGTGAATGCAGCATTCAAAGACGCTACCAGAAGATCATCGAGGAGAGTCCATCGGTTGCCGTGAGCGAAGAGCTGCGCGAGCGCATGGGCCAGATGGCCTGCAGTCTCGCACGAGAGGCGGGATATACGAATGCGGGAACCGTCGAATTCATCATGGACCCGGATGGTGCGGTGTATTTTCTGGAGATGAACACCCGGTTGCAGGTGGAACACCCGGTTACGGAAATGGTTTCGGGGCTCGATCTGGTAGAGCTCCAACTGAAGATCGCCTACGGAGAGCCGCTTCCGCTGCAACAGGCCGATATCAAGCTGACAGGGCATGCGATCGAGGCCCGGATCTGTGCGGAGGACCCGGGAAGGAATTTTCTGCCGGCAACCGGCATGATCACCCGCTATGCCGCTCCGCGGGGTAGAAATGCCCGTGTGGATTCGGGGGTGGAGGCGGGAAGTCTTGTCGGCGTTTACTATGATTCATTGCTGGCCAAGGTGATCTGCTGGGGCACGAACCGGGAGGAGGCTTGCAATACGCTGGTGGATGCGCTCAATGGGTATCACATCGAAGGGGTGACGACAAACGTTGATTTCGTCAATCGGATTCTGACCCATCCGGAATTTGTGGCCGGGAATCTGACCACGGGCTTCATTTCCCAGCATTTCGAAGGGGATCGAGCCCGGCTGCCAGCCAATGACGACTGTTTGCGCAGGATGGCAGCGGTTGCGGCGCTGCTCTACGATGCCAGGCAGCGTTCCGTGCGGGAATCCCTCAAGCCGATGGCAGCCCATGTGGGGCCCGGTATCAAGCCGAAAATCTGGAACGAATATCGGACAAAATCCGGAGATGACAGTTTCCCGGTCCGGGTTCAGGGAAACACCGAAACCCGGAACTGGATTGTCTGGGTGGAAGATCATCCGTATCAGATTGTCACACCGGAGTTTGAATTTTACAGAAGACGGATCCGGTTGTCGATCAATGGTCGAAAACAGCGATTTCGGCTTCAATTTGACGGAAGCCATCTGACACGGGTGGCGTTCTGCGGTATCCTCAGGGAGTTTGAAATCTACAGTCCCAAGGAATGGGCTTTGACCCGATTCATGCCGAAGCCCGAAACGAAATCGAAAGACAATGCAATGGTCTGTCCGATGCCGGGACTTGTGGTGGATGTGCTGGTCAAACCGGGGGACCGTGTTTACAAGGGGCAGGAGCTCGTCATTGTCGAATCGATGAAGATGGAAAGCGGGGTGGCCTCTCCCTGTGACGGAGAAGTGCTGAACGTCATGGTGGAAAAGGGAAATCCCGTGGATACAGGGGATATTCTGATCACTTTTGTGAAATAG
- the acd gene encoding glutaryl-CoA dehydrogenase Acd, with translation MDFALSKDLEMLRKSVREFATKKIAPYANEWDANHYFPYKEALKPMGELGFFGTVIPEEYGGENMGFLAAMIVTEEIARVSSSLRVQVNMQTLGCAYTIYRYGSEALRQKYIAKLVSADYVGGFGITEPDAGSDVMAMQSTAEDKGDHWLLNGSKTWISNANAADIIIYYAYTDKSKGSKGLSAFVLEMKNFNGVKTSALDKMGSHSSPTGEIFLTDTRIPKENILGNPGDGAKIVFSSLNQTRLSAAAGAVGLAQGCLETAIKYCNQRKQFGKPIGEFQMNQDMIAQMSAEIEAARLLVYKAAWAKDKGQLNNGLDVAQAKYFAGEVVTKAANYAMRILGAYGYSTEYPVARFYRDAPTYTMVEGSANICKWIIAQDQLGIRKANR, from the coding sequence ATGGATTTTGCCCTTTCCAAGGACCTGGAGATGTTACGAAAATCCGTTCGGGAATTCGCAACGAAAAAGATTGCACCCTATGCCAACGAATGGGATGCCAATCATTATTTTCCCTACAAGGAAGCCCTGAAACCCATGGGTGAGCTGGGTTTTTTCGGGACGGTCATACCCGAAGAATACGGCGGAGAGAACATGGGATTTCTGGCTGCCATGATTGTTACCGAAGAAATCGCCCGGGTGTCGAGTTCCCTTCGGGTTCAGGTGAACATGCAAACGCTTGGATGTGCGTATACCATTTATCGATACGGCAGCGAGGCCCTGCGCCAGAAATATATCGCCAAGCTGGTCAGCGCAGACTATGTGGGCGGCTTCGGGATTACAGAACCGGATGCCGGATCGGATGTCATGGCCATGCAATCGACTGCCGAGGACAAGGGGGATCACTGGCTGCTCAACGGATCGAAAACCTGGATTTCCAACGCCAATGCCGCAGACATCATTATCTATTATGCGTATACCGACAAGTCGAAAGGATCGAAGGGGCTTTCGGCCTTTGTTCTCGAAATGAAAAACTTCAATGGCGTCAAGACAAGCGCTCTCGACAAAATGGGCTCCCATTCCTCGCCGACCGGGGAAATCTTTTTGACCGATACCCGAATTCCCAAGGAGAATATCTTGGGAAATCCGGGGGATGGCGCCAAGATCGTTTTCAGTTCCCTGAATCAGACGAGGCTGTCTGCAGCCGCAGGCGCCGTGGGGCTTGCCCAGGGATGTCTGGAAACGGCCATCAAATACTGCAACCAGCGAAAACAGTTCGGTAAACCCATCGGCGAATTTCAGATGAACCAGGACATGATCGCCCAGATGTCGGCAGAGATCGAAGCTGCAAGGCTGCTGGTATACAAGGCAGCCTGGGCCAAGGACAAGGGGCAGCTCAACAACGGGCTCGATGTGGCCCAGGCTAAATACTTTGCGGGAGAGGTTGTGACCAAGGCTGCCAATTACGCCATGCGGATACTGGGCGCCTATGGCTATTCGACGGAATATCCGGTTGCACGGTTCTACCGGGATGCGCCCACCTATACCATGGTCGAGGGTTCGGCCAATATCTGCAAATGGATCATCGCCCAGGATCAGCTCGGGATCCGCAAGGCCAACCGATAA
- a CDS encoding carboxymuconolactone decarboxylase family protein: MSDDTAAKTQKTAALYFAGVQDEKPYDLWRSFDKELAKDMSLFITGKVYARERIPHATRQLVTVAALTVLSRLDELRLHIQAALNVGCTPTEIAEVMFQTMIYGGVPAANAGLKTLKEVLVEKGLWPLPKET, from the coding sequence ATGAGTGACGATACCGCGGCCAAAACCCAGAAAACGGCGGCCTTGTACTTCGCTGGGGTGCAGGATGAAAAACCCTACGATTTGTGGCGGTCCTTCGACAAGGAGCTTGCCAAAGACATGTCGCTCTTCATCACCGGAAAGGTCTATGCCCGGGAGAGAATACCGCACGCCACACGCCAATTGGTCACTGTGGCGGCATTGACGGTACTGTCGAGGCTCGATGAATTGCGGCTCCACATTCAGGCGGCTCTGAATGTGGGATGCACCCCCACTGAAATTGCTGAAGTCATGTTTCAGACAATGATTTACGGCGGGGTTCCGGCCGCCAATGCCGGGCTGAAAACCCTTAAAGAAGTGCTTGTCGAAAAAGGGCTCTGGCCCCTTCCCAAAGAAACCTGA
- a CDS encoding acyl-CoA carboxylase subunit beta → MRPYFEKMAEFGHPLSEGQIKSSEKNVESIKEVENQIKAEVEKVKNAGFPEAKINARGEMTIWQRLRYLVDPGTWCPLNSLYNPMNNEEGTTNVINGLARISGKWAVVIGFDNKVLAGAWLPGQSENILRATDLAKRLNIPLVWLVNCSGVKLTEQEKFYAGRRGGGTTFFRHAELEIGGIPILAGIYGTNPAGGGYQGISPTVLFAHKNCNIAVGGGGILSGMSPKGHFDLEGAEQLIKAARQYKEKPPGGVEIHYDATGFFRYVYEEETGVLDGLKDYMKDMPGYNPKFFRVAEPKNPKFAADDLYRLVPFNQKQMYSFDEVLARLSDGSEHMEYKPNYGPEIYTGLIKIDGFLVGAIGNRQGYLGEDYPEYAPYPGIGGKLYRQGLIKMNEFVTLCGRDRLPVIWFQDTTGIDVGNIAEKAELLGLGQSLIYSIQQTDVPMMLVVLRKGTAAAHYVMGGPTANRHNAFTLGIPTTEIYVMHGETAAAATFSRRLVKEKDAGRPLEPVIENMNKMVKEYYDNSRPAYCAKHGLVDEIVNMTDVRKYLAAFAGAAYQNPKSICPHHHLMLPRIIKG, encoded by the coding sequence ATGAGACCCTATTTCGAGAAGATGGCGGAGTTTGGGCATCCGCTTTCCGAAGGTCAGATCAAGAGCAGCGAAAAAAATGTCGAAAGCATCAAGGAAGTGGAAAACCAGATCAAGGCGGAAGTCGAAAAGGTGAAAAACGCCGGATTTCCCGAAGCCAAGATCAACGCCCGTGGAGAGATGACCATCTGGCAGCGCCTGCGCTATCTGGTCGATCCGGGAACCTGGTGCCCGCTCAACAGCCTCTATAATCCGATGAACAACGAGGAAGGCACGACCAACGTGATCAATGGGTTGGCCAGGATTTCGGGGAAATGGGCGGTTGTGATCGGGTTTGATAACAAAGTGCTTGCCGGGGCCTGGCTGCCCGGTCAATCCGAAAACATTCTGCGGGCTACAGACCTGGCCAAGCGTCTCAATATTCCCCTCGTCTGGCTGGTGAACTGCAGCGGCGTGAAACTGACCGAGCAGGAAAAATTCTATGCGGGCAGAAGAGGCGGCGGCACGACGTTTTTCCGGCATGCCGAGCTGGAAATCGGCGGGATTCCGATTCTTGCCGGCATTTACGGAACCAATCCCGCGGGCGGCGGTTATCAGGGGATCAGTCCGACAGTTCTCTTTGCCCATAAGAACTGCAACATCGCTGTCGGCGGCGGCGGCATCCTGAGCGGCATGTCTCCCAAAGGGCATTTCGATCTGGAAGGGGCCGAGCAGTTGATCAAGGCGGCCCGCCAGTACAAGGAAAAACCGCCGGGAGGCGTGGAGATTCATTATGATGCGACCGGCTTTTTCCGCTATGTCTATGAAGAGGAAACCGGCGTATTGGATGGCCTCAAGGATTATATGAAGGATATGCCCGGCTACAATCCGAAATTCTTCCGGGTCGCCGAGCCGAAAAATCCGAAATTCGCCGCGGACGATCTGTACCGGCTCGTTCCTTTCAATCAGAAACAGATGTACAGTTTCGACGAAGTGCTGGCCAGACTCTCCGACGGCAGTGAACACATGGAATACAAGCCCAATTACGGCCCCGAAATCTATACCGGTTTGATCAAGATTGACGGGTTTCTGGTGGGCGCCATCGGTAACCGGCAGGGATATCTGGGGGAAGACTATCCGGAATACGCTCCCTATCCGGGCATCGGTGGAAAGCTGTATCGCCAGGGGCTCATCAAAATGAACGAATTTGTGACGCTCTGTGGAAGGGATCGCCTGCCTGTCATCTGGTTTCAGGATACGACAGGCATCGATGTCGGCAACATCGCCGAAAAGGCGGAGCTGCTGGGCCTTGGGCAAAGCCTGATTTACTCGATCCAGCAGACCGATGTGCCGATGATGCTTGTCGTCCTGCGAAAGGGAACGGCTGCGGCCCATTACGTCATGGGCGGGCCGACTGCAAACCGGCACAATGCCTTCACGCTGGGGATACCGACGACTGAAATTTACGTCATGCATGGCGAAACCGCTGCTGCTGCGACCTTTTCAAGACGGCTTGTCAAGGAAAAGGATGCGGGCAGACCGCTGGAGCCGGTCATTGAAAACATGAACAAAATGGTCAAGGAATACTACGACAACAGTCGGCCAGCTTATTGTGCGAAGCATGGACTGGTCGATGAAATCGTCAATATGACCGATGTGCGCAAATATCTTGCGGCTTTTGCCGGAGCGGCCTACCAGAATCCCAAATCGATCTGCCCGCACCATCACCTGATGCTGCCCCGGATCATCAAAGGCTGA
- a CDS encoding DUF2080 family transposase-associated protein, with the protein MPSGGFPVTRKSYQGDAAGAWSIDIDFNSLVEPNSRRTFSRKMPMMDEAEKVNGDDDLQPEPSTKRKVKFEIYGEEMLEKEVKSSGNSGRVYLPPDWVGHHVKIVRID; encoded by the coding sequence ATGCCTTCCGGAGGCTTCCCGGTCACCAGGAAGTCATATCAGGGGGATGCTGCCGGAGCATGGTCTATCGATATCGATTTCAATTCTTTGGTCGAACCCAACAGCCGTCGCACATTTTCAAGGAAGATGCCCATGATGGACGAAGCTGAAAAGGTTAACGGTGATGACGATCTTCAACCGGAGCCTTCCACCAAGCGGAAAGTGAAATTCGAGATTTATGGTGAAGAAATGCTCGAAAAAGAGGTGAAATCCAGCGGCAATAGTGGTAGAGTCTATTTGCCTCCCGATTGGGTGGGACATCATGTCAAGATCGTCCGCATCGATTGA
- a CDS encoding GNAT family N-acetyltransferase yields MDQVMIRRLLPQDAEAIKNISSAITHVPSDLDLKRMVVEQAGRSDDASFVAEIDGEVRGYILISIFSGVFGIKRSAWISLLGVHPRYMGRRIGERLAEEGFRYCCSLGIKDVYTTVRWDSTDLLSFFKTLGFDRSNFINLRKVLE; encoded by the coding sequence GTGGATCAAGTAATGATCAGAAGACTTCTGCCCCAGGATGCCGAAGCCATTAAAAACATCAGTTCGGCCATTACCCATGTGCCCAGTGATCTCGATCTCAAGCGAATGGTTGTGGAACAGGCCGGGAGAAGCGATGATGCGAGCTTTGTCGCTGAAATCGATGGCGAAGTGCGCGGATACATCCTCATCTCGATTTTTTCAGGCGTGTTCGGCATCAAGAGAAGCGCCTGGATTTCACTGTTGGGCGTCCACCCTCGATATATGGGCAGAAGAATCGGTGAGCGATTGGCAGAGGAGGGTTTCCGATACTGCTGCAGCCTCGGGATCAAGGATGTCTATACAACCGTTCGCTGGGATTCAACCGATCTGTTGTCCTTTTTCAAGACCCTTGGGTTTGATCGGAGCAATTTCATCAATTTGAGAAAAGTATTGGAGTGA
- a CDS encoding sigma-54-dependent transcriptional regulator, whose translation METILIVDDEKNYTLILSAVLQEEGYETLTANSGQKALDLLNAADIDLVITDMKMPEMDGIELLESLKKGHPDIPIIVMTAFGTIEKAVEAMQKGAFTYIQKPFDNDRLIVFVKKALEGYRVIKENRQLREAVQSRFQFGNLIGKSKSMLELFALIEKVAFSSATVLIEGESGTGKELVAKSIHFNSPRRNKPFIAVNCSALSESLLESELFGHEKGAFTGAIATKKGRFELADSGTLFLDEIGELSPNLQVKLLRVLQERVFERVGGSAPIPVDIRIIAATNKNLKEEMAKDRFREDLFFRLNVIHLTLPPLRERPEDIRLLTQHFISKFSIERRPDIPRVETIDPEVERAFLRYSWPGNVRELENIIERAMILCPGEHIRMEDLPADFSAGSMRANPDETWLEGVSLYENLAGHEKRLIEKALQKAGYVQSKAAELLGIGKSNLNQKIKRYNIRLIDSAGSNKSLS comes from the coding sequence ATGGAAACGATCCTGATTGTCGATGACGAGAAGAATTATACCTTGATCCTGAGCGCGGTGTTGCAGGAAGAAGGCTACGAGACATTGACGGCCAACAGCGGGCAGAAAGCCCTCGACCTGTTGAATGCGGCCGACATCGATCTGGTCATTACAGATATGAAGATGCCCGAAATGGACGGGATCGAGCTGTTGGAATCGCTGAAGAAAGGGCATCCGGACATTCCGATCATTGTGATGACAGCCTTCGGGACAATCGAAAAAGCGGTGGAGGCCATGCAAAAGGGCGCATTCACCTATATCCAGAAACCATTCGACAACGACAGGTTGATTGTTTTTGTCAAAAAGGCCCTGGAAGGATACCGTGTCATCAAGGAAAACAGGCAGCTTCGGGAAGCGGTTCAATCACGGTTTCAATTCGGCAACTTGATCGGCAAAAGCAAAAGCATGCTCGAGTTGTTCGCTTTGATCGAAAAAGTGGCCTTTTCCTCCGCGACCGTTCTCATCGAAGGCGAAAGCGGAACCGGCAAAGAACTGGTCGCCAAATCCATCCATTTCAACAGCCCGAGGCGCAACAAGCCTTTCATCGCCGTCAACTGCTCCGCACTCTCGGAATCCCTGCTCGAGAGTGAACTCTTCGGCCATGAAAAAGGTGCGTTTACCGGCGCCATAGCCACGAAAAAAGGCCGCTTCGAACTGGCAGACAGCGGGACCCTTTTCCTGGATGAAATCGGAGAACTTTCCCCCAACCTTCAGGTCAAATTGCTTCGTGTGCTGCAGGAACGTGTGTTTGAACGGGTTGGCGGCTCCGCCCCGATACCGGTGGATATTCGCATCATTGCCGCGACCAACAAAAATCTGAAGGAGGAAATGGCAAAAGATCGATTTCGCGAAGATCTGTTCTTTCGGTTGAACGTCATCCATCTGACCCTGCCGCCGTTAAGAGAACGCCCTGAAGACATTCGATTGCTGACCCAGCACTTCATTTCCAAATTTTCGATTGAACGAAGGCCAGACATTCCAAGAGTGGAAACAATCGACCCGGAAGTTGAAAGGGCCTTTCTGCGATATTCCTGGCCAGGAAATGTTCGGGAGCTGGAAAACATCATTGAGCGGGCCATGATTCTTTGCCCGGGAGAACACATTCGAATGGAGGATCTGCCTGCGGATTTTTCTGCCGGATCCATGCGGGCAAATCCGGATGAAACGTGGTTGGAAGGCGTATCTTTGTATGAAAACCTGGCCGGGCATGAAAAACGCCTGATCGAAAAGGCGCTTCAGAAGGCGGGATATGTCCAATCGAAAGCGGCAGAATTGCTTGGGATCGGGAAAAGCAATCTCAACCAAAAAATCAAACGATACAACATCCGGCTCATCGACAGCGCGGGCTCGAACAAAAGCCTTTCCTGA
- a CDS encoding two-component system sensor histidine kinase NtrB codes for MQSTLKPISHLKTGNPDERAKPFRLVKYFTIASLVVLLIGAILLSVLNIHWAKSLHMKKSEDYALALIENLNHQIFLQFVIPVVLKYGKIELSNPEQFERMDTIVRNTLHSFKVEMVTIYDISDIISYSFDKDLVGKRHLGGPGFEYALSGKPTSRQIQRGSLLKLPLGFAKESKLITFAPLRAERQFLRITGPVLGVIELTQDITEDYRSILKYQTLVISTCTIVMVVLLVIMILVVKRGEAIIQERNLEQIKLREKLAQAEKLSSVAGMVAGISHEIRNPLGIITSSAALLKKKADAQNPNNTFIDIIVEEANRLNDIITDFLNCARPRTPNLTPSIITELLEKNIGFLGSQLESKGIQVQTNFPDHIPPLLVDPDMLYQAFLNVLINAMDAMPQGGRIDIHVNVDEHRISILFLDQGVGIDPDIFGNIWDPFFTTKQKGTGLGLGIVKSIVEAHHGKVSIENRNDAQGAIVRIELPIEP; via the coding sequence ATGCAATCCACCCTGAAACCGATCAGTCACCTGAAAACAGGCAATCCAGACGAAAGGGCCAAACCCTTTCGTCTCGTCAAGTACTTCACCATAGCGAGCCTTGTTGTCCTTCTGATCGGCGCCATCCTCCTGAGTGTGCTGAATATTCACTGGGCAAAGTCGCTGCATATGAAAAAAAGCGAAGACTATGCACTGGCACTCATCGAGAACCTCAACCATCAGATTTTTCTACAGTTTGTGATTCCGGTTGTATTGAAATACGGGAAAATCGAATTGAGCAACCCCGAGCAATTCGAACGGATGGATACGATCGTTCGAAACACGCTGCACAGCTTCAAGGTCGAGATGGTTACCATCTATGATATCAGCGATATCATTTCATACAGCTTCGATAAAGACCTGGTCGGTAAACGGCACCTTGGGGGGCCAGGGTTTGAGTATGCACTTTCCGGGAAACCAACCTCCAGGCAGATTCAGCGCGGAAGCCTTTTGAAGCTCCCACTCGGCTTTGCCAAGGAAAGCAAACTCATCACCTTCGCTCCATTGCGAGCGGAACGCCAGTTTCTCCGAATAACAGGCCCTGTATTGGGTGTCATCGAGCTGACCCAGGACATTACCGAAGATTATCGATCAATCTTAAAATACCAGACATTGGTCATATCGACATGCACCATCGTCATGGTGGTGCTGCTTGTCATCATGATTCTGGTCGTTAAACGTGGAGAGGCCATCATTCAGGAGCGAAACCTCGAACAGATCAAACTGCGGGAAAAGCTCGCCCAGGCTGAAAAACTATCTTCCGTCGCGGGCATGGTAGCCGGAATTTCGCATGAAATCCGCAACCCCCTCGGCATCATCACCAGCTCGGCCGCCCTGCTCAAGAAGAAAGCTGACGCACAGAACCCCAACAATACCTTTATCGACATTATCGTTGAGGAAGCCAACCGTCTCAATGACATCATCACCGATTTTCTCAACTGTGCAAGACCAAGAACGCCAAATCTCACCCCCTCGATCATCACCGAACTGCTCGAAAAGAATATCGGTTTTCTCGGCTCACAACTCGAATCCAAGGGAATTCAAGTCCAAACGAACTTCCCGGACCACATTCCTCCCCTGCTCGTTGATCCGGACATGCTCTATCAGGCATTTTTGAATGTTCTGATCAACGCGATGGATGCCATGCCGCAGGGCGGAAGAATCGATATTCATGTCAATGTCGATGAACATCGTATTTCGATTCTGTTCTTGGATCAGGGAGTCGGAATCGATCCGGATATTTTTGGCAATATCTGGGACCCGTTCTTCACAACCAAGCAAAAAGGGACGGGCCTTGGTCTTGGCATCGTCAAATCCATTGTAGAGGCCCATCATGGAAAAGTTTCAATCGAAAACCGCAACGATGCGCAGGGTGCAATCGTTCGCATCGAGCTGCCCATCGAACCATAG